In a single window of the Fusarium falciforme chromosome 3, complete sequence genome:
- a CDS encoding Cupin-2 domain-containing protein has product MAQSVGRSLVIVNSQASPNSTSRGGSTFTGTAWVEDVYRSTDGTITTVMFEPGARSFWHRHQGGQTLRVLAGAGWVMDQGGEAQRINVGDTVWCQANTTHWHGADEGSYLVHLAISHGQTEWLGEVTAEEYDKAHSRG; this is encoded by the coding sequence ATGGCGCAAAGTGTAGGACGCTCCCTCGTGATTGTCAACTCTCAAGCCAGCCCCAACAGCACTTCTCGCGGCGGCTCAACCTTCACCGGTACCGCGTGGGTTGAGGATGTCTATCGCAGTACTGACGGAACTATTACCACCGTCATGTTTGAGCCCGGTGCCCGTTCCTTTTGGCACCGCCACCAAGGTGGTCAGACCTTGCGAGTTCTCGCCGGCGCAGGATGGGTCATGGACCAGGGCGGCGAGGCCCAGCGGATCAATGTCGGCGATACCGTCTGGTGCCAAGCCAATACGACTCATTGGCATGGAGCTGACGAGGGGAGCTACCTCGTGCACCTAGCCATCTCGCATGGACAGACTGAATGGCTGGGCGAGGTCACTGCGGAGGAGTACGACAAGGCACACTCCCGAGGTTGA
- a CDS encoding uncharacterized protein (Related to monocarboxylate transporter), with amino-acid sequence MTVNLSDSGSGAAQSERQHEPQNIRQKRASVPNGGLLAWLQVAGSFMLYFNTWGIINSFGAYQTYYMSGLLDRSSASSISWIGSVQSFLVMFVSVVAGPLFDAGYFRALITVGSSLVVLGYMLLSLCAENKYWQVMLAQGVCISIGSGIIFVPSVAVLTQYFDTRLSFAVGIAASGSSVGGVVYPIMFRNLVYRLGFGWTTRITGFVALAGLMFANVALRLRRPPMKGKRRVFIDRSAFHDGPFTVTCLSVFVAFTGLYTPFYYIQSFALNGGLAGGDLALNLLAILNAGSVFGRLLPNFLADKFGPFNIMTPCAALTGVLIFCLLSVHDAAGLVIYCVFFGFFSGTFVSLLPPLLVSISPDRDLIATRMGMSFTTSAVGLLIGSPIAGAILGEGSYKHVWLYSGVLVLTGAMGLLLARLLSTTWRWKVRV; translated from the exons ATGACGGTTAATCTCTCGGACAGTGGCTCAGGCGCAGCTCAATCGGAACGTCAGCATGAACCACAAAATATTCGACAGAAACGCGCCTCGGTTCCTAATGGCGGGCTCCTCGCATGGCTGCAGGTAGCAGGGTCCTTCATGCTATACTTCAACACATG GGGCATCATCAACTCTTTCGGAGCCTACCAGACCTATTACATGTCGGGTCTCCTTGATCGCTCATCTGCTAGCTCAATATCCTGGATTGGATCCGTGCAatccttcttggtcatgtTTGTCAGCGTTGTCGCAGGACCACTGTTCGATGCCGGGTACTTTCGAGCACTCATCACCGTTGGAAGCAGCCTCGTTGTGTTGGGCTATATGCTGCTAAGCCTCTGCGCAGAAAACAAGTACTGGCAGGTCATGCTCGCCCAGGGCGTGTGTATCTCTATCGGCAGCGGCATCATCTTCGTCCCGAGCGTTGCGGTGCTGACGCAATACTTCGATACGCGTCTATCCTTCGCAGTTGGCATTGCTGCCAGCGGTAGTAGCGTGGGGGGCGTCGTCTACCCCATCATGTTTCGAAACCTGGTTTATCGCTTGGGTTTCGGATGGACGACGCGCATCACTGGTTTCGTGGCGCTGGCAGGTTTGATGTTTGCCAATGTTGCCTTGAGGCTACGTCGGCCCCCAATGAAGGGCAAACGCCGAGTCTTTATTGATCGATCGGCCTTCCATGATGGGCCTTTCACTGTCACTTGCTTGTCGGTATTTGTGGCTTTCACGGGCCTGTACACTCCATTCTACTACATCCAAAGTTTTGCGCTCAATGGCGGCCTGGCAGGCGGTGATCTGGCTCTGAACCTGTTAGCCATCCTCAATGCAGGATCTGTCTTTGGGCGACTCCTACCAAACTTCCTCGCCGACAAGTTTGGCCCATTCAATATAATGACCCCCTGCGCCGCCTTAACCggcgtcctcatcttctgccTCCTTAGTGTCCACGACGCTGCCGGCCTGGTCATCTATTGCGttttctttggcttcttctccggCACCTTTGTGTCTCTACTGCCCCCGCTGCTTGTTAGTATATCGCCAGACCGTGATCTGATTGCAACCAGGATGGGAATGTCTTTCACAACATCTGCTGTTGGTCTCCTGATTGGTTCTCCCATAGCTGGCGCGATATTGGGGGAAGGCTCTTACAAGCACGTATGGCTGTACAGCGGCGTTCTTGTTCTTACAGGAGCAATGGGACTTCTGCTCGCACGATTGCTGTCTACAACTTGGCGGTGGAAGGTTAGAGTGTAA
- a CDS encoding Zn(2)-C6 fungal-type domain-containing protein, producing MSDCTAVTPIGCDIPLDRSNALPTPPSSSAKPPIFTNRLFTYALGKKIHEILSLSAHTRAVSDYGAVTRLHAEIVDLWRNHHPALRCNNPDTTWDKHYPIVKRQREFAKAMATSVILTLHRDHAAIHQESRFEAMEAALGCLEAQDALMNLLPANQRCIYGLSCHCIDACIFIAYATRLEDTVDQNMLDRVQTGIKQSIMRLRQLENESSFAKHGIQAMEKALELVGPRVQLAVALADDQARNSPLDTALSSSSESIERSLNMALNNGQFYPGIFEQAGDVSLAMPDLGLFGFDVAGHLSTDGGVLGETRYYLDPSRQ from the coding sequence ATGAGCGACTGCACTGCAGTTACTCCAATAGGCTGCGATATCCCCCTCGACCGCTCAAATGCATTACCGACCCCGCCGAGCTCCTCAGCCAAACCCCCAATATTTACCAACCGACTCTTCACATATGCTCTGGGCAAGAAGATCCACGAGATTCTATCGCTGTCGGCCCATACTCGAGCAGTCAGTGACTACGGAGCCGTGACCCGGCTACACGCCGAGATTGTTGACTTATGGAGGAACCACCATCCTGCCCTGAGATGCAACAATCCAGATACAACATGGGACAAACACTATCCCATAGTCAAGAGACAACGCGAAtttgccaaggccatggcaaCCTCGGTGATCCTCACACTACACAGGGATCATGCGGCGATACATCAGGAAAGCCGTTTTGAGGCAATGGAAGCGGCACTGGGTTGTCTAGAGGCTCAAGATGCTCTCATGAATCTCCTCCCCGCAAACCAGCGATGTATATATGGCCTTTCGTGTCATTGTATCGACGCCTGTATCTTCATCGCTTACGCTACCCGGCTTGAAGACACAGTGGATCAAAACATGCTGGATCGAGTTCAAACAGGGATTAAGCAGTCAATCATGAGGCTCAGGCAGCTGGAAAATGAAAGCTCCTTCGCCAAGCACGGAATTCAGGCCATGGAGAAAGCTCTCGAGTTAGTTGGGCCACGAGTCCAGCTTGCAGTTGCTCTCGCCGACGACCAAGCCCGGAACTCTCCCCTCGACACAGCACTTTCTTCCAGCAGCGAGAGTATCGAGCGGAGTCTAAACATGGCTCTTAATAACGGCCAGTTTTACCCAGGGATTTTCGAGCAAGCAGGGGACGTGTCGTTGGCGATGCCTGATCTTGGTCTCTTCGGTTTTGATGTAGCTGGGCACCTCTCAACGGATGGAGGGGTTTTGGGCGAGACACGGTACTACCTGGATCCGAGTCGGCAGTAA
- a CDS encoding Pyr-redox-2 domain-containing protein has protein sequence MENKMSCRIAIIGAGFAGVWSALSAKRLINLHNTEQNIEVLVIAPEPSLVMRPRLYEANASGMNHPLGPLFKSAGIGFFQGTAEAIDTQLQTVRVRSVSGDESDIEFDRLILAAGSAVVRPKSVTGLEQYAFDIDSLTSAGKLEFHLNSLKSLPQSKARDTVVVCGGGFTGIELAAEFPRLLRNIDNVRIVLVESAQDLGPELGAGPRPTITKALKHLRIEVKLGSAVTDIDDSGVTLASGERIETRTVVWTAGMRATPLTQQIRGTKDPLSRLHVDQYLRVPTCKHVFATGDAAHAIADTKGHAALMSCQHANILGRFSGHNAAAALLGEPMIAYSQPEYNCCIDLGSWGAMIANGWDREVKITGHVAKQVKKYVNQKLIYPPQDAKEAIKAADPACSDSDGLFKQFLGVLGWTLSSWKGMRTAEH, from the coding sequence ATGGAAAACAAGATGTCATGCAGAATCGCCATCATTGGCGCCGGTTTCGCCGGGGTATGGAGCGCCCTCTCAGCAAAGCGACTCATCAACCTCCACAACACGGAGCAAAACATTGAGGTCCTCGTCATTGCCCCGGAACCATCGCTAGTAATGCGTCCACGCCTCTACGAAGCCAACGCCTCAGGGATGAATCATCCTCTCGGACCGCTCTTCAAGTCTGCTGGTATCGGCTTTTTCCAGGGcaccgccgaggccatcgatACGCAGTTACAGACGGTCCGTGTTCGATCCGTTTCAGGTGATGAGTCCGATATTGAATTTGACCGGCTCATTCTAGCAGCTGGAAGTGCTGTCGTACGACCAAAGAGCGTCACTGGCCTTGAACAGTATGCATTTGACATCGACTCTTTGACTTCTGCGGGCAAACTCGAGTTTCATCTCAACAGCCTAAAATCACTTCCGCAAAGTAAAGCTCGCGATACTGTAGTCGTATGTGGTGGCGGTTTCACTGGTATTGAGCTTGCAGCAGAGTTTCCGAGACTGCTTCGCAACATCGACAACGTCCGCATCGTCCTTGTTGAAAGCGCGCAAGATCTTGGACCAGAGCTGGGAGCAGGGCCTCGTCCCACCATCACGAAGGCCCTGAAACACCTCCGGATTGAAGTCAAGCTGGGGTCCGCAGTTACTGACATTGATGACAGCGGTGTGACCCTTGCCTCTGGTGAGCGCATCGAAACAAGGACAGTCGTCTGGACCGCCGGTATGCGAGCAACACCCCTCACACAGCAAATCCGCGGAACCAAGGACCCCCTCTCCCGACTTCACGTTGACCAATATCTCCGCGTTCCGACCTGTAAGCACGTCTTCGCCACTGGCGACGCCGCTCACGCCATCGCCGATACAAAAGGCCACGCCGCCTTGATGTCCTGCCAGCACGCCAACATCCTCGGCCGCTTCTCAGGCCAtaatgcagcagcagccctccTCGGCGAACCAATGATAGCGTACTCCCAGCCGGAGTATAACTGCTGTATCGATCTTGGATCATGGGGCGCGATGATTGCAAATGGCTGGGATAGGGAGGTTAAGATCACAGGCCACGTCGCAAAGCAGGTCAAGAAGTATGTCAATCAGAAGCTGATTTATCCGCCGCAAGATGCAAAGGAAGCAATCAAGGCTGCGGATCCCGCTTGTTCTGACTCAGATGGCCTTTTCAAACAGTTTCTGGGAGTCTTGGGATGGACACTGAGTAGTTGGAAGGGTATGAGGACGGCGGAGCATTGA